Proteins found in one Corynebacterium freneyi genomic segment:
- a CDS encoding glycoside hydrolase family 25 protein, with translation MNLRTVTFPASRQRSGARCGRANALVALAAALPMALGLVTPAPADAFTATSPTGIDVSKWQRPNGAKLNWEQVAASGEKFAFIKATDGKEGLSTYFAEDSKAAHDAGLIIGSYHKAHPDRDAIVQADAYAEALKLQPADARTLPPVLDIELDAGMSPAALEKWTATFLQRVELKTGRTPMIYTFRWFWSVKMGDTSAFTGYPLWFAAYQNTPPTNLPGGWDEPLFWQRSSTGRVPGINTPVDLNTFNGTKAELDALAAGAAPEGAGATRDEKSDAVKTGERRAETEEDTGVDADAVSPPSGRAAPGAGSLDTAGIFGDDAADEDDATTGGDETADVIGGDDATGTDSPVATSELVDAIIEAVKAGSANADFSESIAAVRDAADAAGLDQAQIDLLIAFLEQAIGSGNVPEDQLEEIGETAPATDEAEEINDGKTDSREVVELATYSDVVALLAGATR, from the coding sequence ATGAACCTCCGCACCGTGACCTTCCCCGCGTCCCGGCAGCGTTCGGGGGCACGCTGTGGCCGCGCGAACGCACTCGTCGCCCTCGCCGCCGCCCTGCCCATGGCCCTCGGCCTCGTGACCCCCGCACCCGCCGACGCCTTCACCGCAACGTCGCCCACCGGCATCGACGTCTCCAAGTGGCAGCGCCCCAACGGCGCCAAGCTCAACTGGGAGCAGGTCGCCGCCTCCGGCGAAAAGTTCGCCTTCATCAAGGCCACCGACGGAAAGGAAGGCCTGAGCACCTACTTCGCGGAAGACTCCAAGGCCGCCCACGACGCCGGCCTGATCATCGGCAGCTACCACAAGGCCCACCCGGACCGCGATGCCATCGTCCAGGCCGACGCCTACGCCGAAGCCCTCAAGCTGCAGCCCGCCGACGCCCGTACCCTGCCGCCCGTTCTCGACATCGAGCTCGACGCCGGCATGTCCCCCGCCGCCTTGGAGAAGTGGACGGCGACGTTCCTCCAGCGCGTCGAACTGAAGACCGGCCGCACGCCGATGATCTACACCTTCCGCTGGTTCTGGTCCGTCAAGATGGGCGACACCAGCGCCTTCACCGGCTACCCGCTGTGGTTCGCCGCATACCAGAACACGCCGCCGACCAACCTGCCCGGCGGCTGGGACGAGCCCCTGTTCTGGCAGCGATCCAGCACCGGCCGCGTGCCCGGCATCAACACCCCGGTCGACCTGAACACCTTCAACGGCACGAAGGCCGAGCTCGACGCCCTCGCCGCCGGTGCGGCCCCCGAGGGTGCCGGCGCCACCCGCGACGAAAAGTCCGACGCCGTGAAGACCGGCGAGCGCCGCGCCGAAACCGAGGAAGACACCGGAGTCGACGCCGATGCCGTGTCCCCGCCGTCCGGCCGCGCCGCGCCGGGTGCGGGCAGCCTCGACACCGCCGGCATCTTCGGCGACGACGCCGCCGACGAAGACGACGCCACGACCGGCGGCGACGAGACCGCCGACGTGATCGGCGGCGACGACGCGACCGGGACCGACTCCCCGGTGGCCACCTCCGAGCTGGTCGACGCGATCATCGAGGCCGTCAAGGCCGGTTCCGCCAACGCCGACTTCAGCGAGAGCATCGCCGCCGTCCGCGACGCCGCCGACGCCGCCGGCCTGGACCAGGCCCAGATCGACCTCCTGATCGCCTTCCTCGAGCAGGCCATCGGCTCGGGCAACGTCCCCGAGGACCAGCTGGAGGAGATCGGCGAGACAGCGCCGGCCACCGACGAGGCCGAAGAGATCAACGACGGCAAGACGGATTCGCGCGAGGTCGTCGAGCTGGCCACCTACTCCGACGTGGTGGCGCTGCTGGCGGGCGCGACCCGCTAG
- a CDS encoding TIGR00730 family Rossman fold protein, with the protein MSTFDDIGHDGLPDEGASAGDRPPILVAAVVVTDERGRVLTVRKRGTDRFMLPGGKPEEVVSADGGGRREAPAETVVREFREELGAELDPDKLSEWGVAADAAANEPGRVVVGHHQRYLGRAPEVSPCAEIEEIRWVDPHAPTGRLAPMLANHTLPRLRDGAPARVISSVTVFAGSTAGTDPAWRAAAVELGRTLGRERVELVYGGAAIGLMGAAADATLDAGGAVTGVIPTLLRDREIAHRGLTRLETVDTMSQRKDRMYALGDAFVALPGGAGTLEEFFEVWTRQHIGIHQQPVALVGPGGFWGPLVDLIESLVDGGLVHRKHLDSLIVVEDPAELLPRLCAWRAPGTKWS; encoded by the coding sequence GTGAGCACTTTCGACGACATCGGACATGACGGTCTCCCGGATGAGGGAGCTTCGGCCGGCGACCGCCCGCCCATCCTCGTCGCGGCGGTCGTCGTCACGGATGAGCGGGGGCGGGTCCTCACCGTCCGCAAGAGGGGCACGGATCGTTTCATGCTCCCCGGCGGCAAGCCGGAGGAGGTGGTCTCCGCGGATGGGGGCGGGCGTCGTGAAGCACCGGCGGAAACCGTGGTCCGGGAGTTCCGCGAAGAATTGGGCGCGGAGCTGGACCCGGACAAGCTGTCCGAATGGGGCGTCGCCGCCGATGCCGCGGCGAACGAGCCGGGTCGCGTCGTGGTGGGGCATCACCAGCGGTATCTGGGGCGGGCGCCGGAGGTGTCGCCGTGCGCGGAGATCGAGGAGATCCGGTGGGTGGATCCGCATGCGCCGACCGGTCGGCTCGCGCCGATGCTGGCCAACCACACGCTGCCGCGGCTCCGCGACGGGGCGCCGGCGCGCGTGATCTCCTCCGTGACGGTCTTCGCCGGTTCCACCGCCGGCACCGACCCGGCGTGGCGGGCCGCCGCCGTCGAGCTGGGACGCACGTTGGGCCGCGAACGCGTCGAATTGGTCTACGGGGGTGCGGCGATCGGGTTGATGGGCGCCGCCGCCGACGCCACGTTGGACGCCGGCGGCGCCGTCACCGGCGTGATCCCGACGTTGCTGCGCGACCGGGAAATCGCCCATCGCGGCCTGACCCGCCTGGAGACGGTGGACACGATGTCCCAGCGCAAGGACCGCATGTACGCCCTCGGCGACGCCTTCGTCGCGCTGCCCGGCGGCGCCGGGACGTTGGAGGAGTTCTTCGAGGTGTGGACCCGCCAGCACATCGGCATCCACCAGCAGCCCGTGGCCCTCGTCGGGCCGGGCGGGTTCTGGGGGCCGTTGGTGGACCTCATCGAGTCGCTGGTCGACGGGGGCCTGGTGCACCGCAAGCACCTGGATTCGCTCATCGTCGTGGAGGATCCCGCCGAGCTGCTGCCGCGGTTGTGCGCGTGGCGCGCGCCCGGCACGAAGTGGTCGTAG
- a CDS encoding arabinosyltransferase domain-containing protein, translated as MSAETSEITRSPDPDEPVVTVDRIERPPMDGPKPSKGVRIAAIAAGIIGFLCFVALPFLPVVQTQSSLHWPQNDSLESVDAPLMAQAPISLSLDVPLSLADELPEGRSLLVGTLPPDSKDPTAEGLQVRRIDGSVDVVVRDRAILTLDEDQVAANRGGVISIRSDHERTEAFVEGAVDAEGEPLRGVVDEDIRPQTVGIYTSLPADGDAAAAVAAGLNLDMEIDSRYTSKPTIIKYIVMWLGLLMAVVSLWALRRIDKVDGSTPTPWLRKDAWQIKPLDALVGFILLVWHFIGANTSDDGYIFTMARASDEAGYMANYYRWFGVPESPFGAPYYDLLALMVKVSTASVWMRLPALIAAFAIWFLLSRLIIPRLGKDIAERRVAYWSAAGVLLAFWLPYNNGLRPEPVVALGALLTWVFIERAILTRRLFPAALGVIVATLALSCGPTGLMAVAALLAGLPMLVRIVVDRHEALGGGAKAPLMQTMPFLAAGTAILVAVFGDQTLATVRESTRVRGIVGPSMPWYEEPIRYYWMILQSVDGSFTRRFAVLAALTALAITIAALLRHRTVPGALAAPATRLVFMFVGTMFFLTFTPTKWTHHFGVYAGIGAALAALAAMAISHWAVGSRRNQVLFAGVAIFMLAFSLMGINGWWYVSAYGVPWFDKTVQLNGVEAGNIVMVIAVLTLAAGAVLQFVQEFRGEDRKPSTLAARLRLGTIAASPFAVVSFMVVIFSVLSLGKGFVSQYPAYSVGLGNIRALTGKTCNLAEDVLMETDPNQGYLTPVGGVSLGDSLDPEGNARGFTPNGLPGEMTADAVWVNDGQTNADRSENPDSNWVSGGEGASTDGGFEAEAGVNGSRATLPFDLDAKRIPVLGSYSEDVQVPGSLTTSWYELPERSESHPLLVVSAAGRIYHHDINGVKQKGQKLMAEYGRWDGENWVTLHEAEPLDIGPAPTWRNLRFPTADIPEEATAVRLVVSDENLAKDEWIALTPPRLAELKPMPEVIDSSVPTIPDWAVAFQFPCQRPFDHFAGVAENPKYRITPDRELKVSSTDTWQSLSAGGVLGMSDAVNESVAVPAYQKDDWNRDWGIVEALQSRPNPDGVRPGPAVIQYEEITRSGLWSPGPMIVEED; from the coding sequence GTGTCTGCCGAAACCAGTGAAATCACGAGGTCCCCGGATCCCGACGAACCCGTCGTGACCGTCGACCGCATCGAACGCCCGCCGATGGACGGCCCGAAGCCCTCGAAGGGGGTTCGGATCGCCGCCATCGCGGCGGGCATCATCGGTTTTCTGTGCTTCGTGGCGCTGCCCTTCCTGCCGGTCGTCCAGACCCAGTCGTCGCTGCACTGGCCCCAGAACGACAGCCTCGAGTCGGTCGACGCGCCCCTGATGGCGCAGGCCCCGATTTCGCTGTCGCTGGACGTGCCCTTGTCGCTTGCCGACGAACTGCCGGAGGGTCGCTCGCTGCTGGTCGGCACGTTGCCGCCGGATTCGAAGGACCCGACGGCCGAGGGCCTGCAGGTGCGGCGCATCGACGGTTCGGTCGACGTCGTCGTCCGCGACCGGGCGATCCTGACGCTCGACGAGGATCAGGTCGCGGCCAACCGCGGCGGCGTCATCTCCATCCGCTCGGACCATGAGCGCACCGAAGCGTTCGTCGAGGGCGCCGTCGACGCCGAGGGCGAACCCCTGCGCGGCGTCGTCGACGAGGACATCCGGCCGCAGACGGTGGGCATCTACACCTCGCTGCCGGCCGACGGCGACGCCGCCGCGGCGGTGGCCGCCGGCCTGAACCTCGACATGGAGATCGACAGCCGCTACACGTCGAAGCCGACGATCATCAAGTACATCGTCATGTGGCTCGGTCTGCTGATGGCCGTGGTGTCGTTGTGGGCGCTGCGGCGCATCGACAAGGTCGACGGTTCGACGCCGACCCCGTGGCTGCGCAAGGATGCCTGGCAGATCAAGCCGCTGGATGCCCTGGTCGGCTTCATCCTTCTCGTGTGGCACTTCATCGGCGCGAACACGTCCGATGACGGCTACATCTTCACCATGGCCCGCGCCTCCGACGAGGCGGGGTACATGGCCAACTACTACCGCTGGTTCGGCGTCCCCGAGTCGCCGTTCGGCGCCCCGTACTACGACCTGCTGGCCCTGATGGTCAAGGTGTCCACGGCGTCGGTGTGGATGCGCCTGCCGGCGCTCATCGCCGCGTTCGCCATCTGGTTCCTGCTGTCGCGTCTGATCATCCCGCGCCTGGGCAAGGACATCGCCGAGCGTCGCGTTGCGTACTGGTCGGCGGCCGGCGTGCTGCTGGCGTTCTGGCTGCCGTACAACAACGGCCTGCGCCCCGAGCCGGTCGTCGCCCTGGGCGCCCTGCTGACGTGGGTGTTCATCGAGCGTGCGATCCTCACCCGCCGCCTGTTCCCGGCGGCCCTCGGCGTCATCGTCGCCACGCTCGCCCTGAGCTGCGGTCCGACCGGTCTGATGGCCGTCGCCGCGCTGCTGGCGGGTCTGCCGATGCTGGTGCGCATCGTCGTCGATCGCCACGAGGCCCTCGGCGGCGGCGCCAAGGCCCCGCTGATGCAGACCATGCCGTTCCTCGCCGCGGGCACCGCGATCCTGGTGGCGGTCTTCGGCGACCAGACGCTGGCCACGGTGCGGGAATCCACCCGCGTGCGCGGCATCGTCGGCCCGTCCATGCCGTGGTACGAGGAGCCGATCCGTTACTACTGGATGATCCTCCAGTCGGTCGACGGTTCCTTCACCCGCCGCTTCGCCGTGTTGGCCGCGCTCACGGCCCTGGCGATCACCATCGCCGCGCTGCTGCGCCACCGGACGGTGCCGGGCGCCCTGGCGGCGCCGGCGACGCGCCTGGTGTTCATGTTCGTGGGCACGATGTTCTTCCTGACCTTCACGCCGACGAAGTGGACCCACCACTTCGGCGTGTACGCGGGCATCGGCGCCGCCCTGGCCGCCCTGGCGGCGATGGCGATCTCGCATTGGGCCGTCGGCTCCCGCCGCAACCAGGTCCTGTTCGCGGGCGTGGCCATCTTCATGCTGGCGTTTTCCCTGATGGGCATCAACGGCTGGTGGTACGTCTCGGCGTACGGCGTGCCGTGGTTCGACAAGACCGTGCAGCTCAACGGCGTCGAGGCCGGCAACATCGTCATGGTCATCGCCGTGCTCACGCTCGCCGCAGGTGCGGTGCTGCAGTTCGTGCAGGAGTTCCGCGGCGAGGATCGCAAGCCGTCGACGCTGGCCGCGCGACTGCGCCTGGGCACCATCGCGGCGTCGCCGTTCGCGGTGGTCAGCTTCATGGTGGTCATTTTCTCGGTGCTCAGCCTGGGCAAGGGCTTCGTTTCCCAGTACCCGGCGTACTCCGTCGGCCTGGGCAACATCCGCGCGCTGACGGGCAAGACGTGCAACCTGGCCGAAGACGTGCTCATGGAAACCGACCCGAACCAGGGGTACCTGACCCCGGTCGGCGGCGTCTCCCTGGGCGATTCCCTCGATCCGGAGGGCAATGCCCGCGGCTTCACCCCGAATGGTCTGCCGGGCGAGATGACGGCCGACGCGGTGTGGGTCAACGACGGCCAGACGAATGCCGACCGCAGCGAGAACCCGGATTCCAACTGGGTCTCCGGCGGCGAGGGCGCGTCGACGGACGGCGGTTTCGAGGCCGAAGCCGGCGTCAACGGTTCGCGTGCGACGTTGCCGTTCGACCTCGATGCGAAGCGCATCCCGGTGTTGGGTTCGTACTCGGAGGACGTTCAGGTCCCGGGTTCGCTGACGACGTCCTGGTACGAGCTGCCGGAGCGTTCCGAGTCGCATCCGCTGCTGGTGGTGTCGGCCGCGGGCCGCATCTACCATCACGACATCAACGGCGTGAAGCAGAAGGGCCAGAAGCTGATGGCCGAGTACGGCCGGTGGGATGGCGAAAACTGGGTGACGCTGCACGAGGCCGAGCCGTTGGACATCGGCCCGGCTCCGACGTGGCGCAACCTGCGTTTCCCGACGGCCGACATTCCGGAGGAGGCCACGGCGGTGCGCCTGGTGGTGTCCGACGAGAATCTGGCGAAGGACGAGTGGATCGCGCTGACCCCGCCGCGCCTGGCGGAGCTGAAGCCGATGCCGGAGGTCATCGATTCGTCGGTGCCGACCATTCCGGACTGGGCGGTGGCGTTCCAGTTCCCGTGCCAGCGTCCTTTCGATCACTTTGCGGGTGTGGCGGAGAATCCGAAGTACCGCATCACCCCGGACCGTGAGCTGAAGGTGTCGTCGACGGATACGTGGCAGTCGCTGTCGGCGGGTGGCGTGCTGGGCATGTCCGATGCGGTCAACGAGTCGGTGGCCGTCCCGGCGTACCAGAAGGACGATTGGAACCGTGACTGGGGCATCGTCGAGGCGCTGCAGTCCCGTCCGAATCCGGATGGCGTGCGTCCGGGGCCGGCGGTGATCCAGTACGAGGAGATCACCCGTTCGGGTCTGTGGTCTCCGGGGCCGATGATCGTGGAGGAGGATTAG
- a CDS encoding galactan 5-O-arabinofuranosyltransferase produces MCDTGRMAESTTPPTTAATPADDAAADAPARVGRDRRPDPFATDPVGEIFADDQLSLKHTAIGMVAAAVGGAIVAFVAWFLLRGMSLPAFGGSLVTRAVSSAVTVVLLLTVTVLLHQWATRGAGRRSRWAELLTYVVAYLSPAALVVSTLAIPLGSTRLYLDGISIDQEFRTEYLTRMTAEFGLNDMAYIDVPSYYPAGWFLLGGRFAALLGLPGWEVFQPWALITLATGGSLLVPVWQRLSGSLPVAAGIALLTTAIVLSTTADEPYAAIIAMGLPALAVMARRALAGAWSATIGVIVFLGISATFYTLHTAVGALIVVTLTVAACAAERSWRPVAKLVLIGAGSMLIAATVWGPYLWARLTGAPSSGATAMNYLPDNGARVPLPMFAASVIGLMCLLGLIWMVVRILEPDTRAIVIGLTVMYGWAVASMIATLAGRTLLGFRLETPITLMLATAGVFAIADMRLNGVEKLWPDAVRPAIARTISAVAAVVILLAGIGYAQSIPTRLHGPIDLAHTDTDGYGERADRFAPDAGVHYGDIDAALRDAGLEPTESVVLTDERNFQAYFPWYSFQALTSHYANPLGEFDRRNAAIEEWATMTDPDELVAAMDADPWRGPDAIVVRGDSTDPDSRYTIDLADDIYPNNPNVLFRGVAFDPAVFRGHWTTTQIGPFVVLIRQ; encoded by the coding sequence ATGTGCGACACTGGTCGCATGGCAGAAAGCACCACGCCGCCCACCACCGCGGCGACCCCGGCCGACGACGCCGCGGCCGACGCCCCCGCGCGCGTCGGCCGCGACCGGCGACCCGACCCGTTCGCCACCGACCCCGTCGGCGAGATCTTCGCCGACGATCAGCTGTCGCTGAAGCACACCGCCATCGGCATGGTGGCGGCGGCCGTCGGCGGCGCAATCGTCGCGTTCGTCGCCTGGTTCCTGCTGCGCGGCATGTCGCTGCCCGCGTTCGGCGGCTCGCTGGTCACCCGCGCGGTCTCCTCCGCGGTCACGGTGGTCCTGCTGCTCACCGTCACGGTGCTCCTCCACCAGTGGGCCACGCGCGGCGCCGGACGACGGTCGCGGTGGGCCGAGTTGCTCACCTACGTCGTGGCCTACCTGTCACCGGCGGCACTGGTCGTGTCGACTCTGGCCATCCCGCTGGGTTCGACCCGCCTGTACCTGGACGGCATCAGCATCGACCAGGAATTCCGCACCGAATACCTCACCCGCATGACCGCGGAATTCGGGCTGAACGACATGGCGTACATCGACGTCCCGTCGTACTACCCCGCCGGCTGGTTCCTGCTCGGCGGACGATTCGCCGCGCTGCTGGGCCTGCCCGGCTGGGAGGTGTTCCAGCCGTGGGCGCTGATCACCCTGGCCACCGGCGGATCGCTGCTGGTGCCGGTGTGGCAACGGCTGTCCGGCTCGTTGCCCGTCGCCGCCGGCATCGCGCTGCTGACGACGGCCATCGTCCTGTCCACCACCGCCGACGAGCCCTACGCCGCAATCATCGCCATGGGCCTGCCTGCGCTGGCCGTCATGGCCCGGCGGGCGCTCGCCGGCGCCTGGTCGGCGACCATCGGAGTCATCGTCTTCCTGGGCATCTCCGCCACCTTCTACACCCTGCACACCGCGGTCGGCGCCCTCATCGTCGTCACGTTGACCGTCGCGGCCTGCGCGGCGGAGCGGTCGTGGCGGCCCGTCGCAAAGCTCGTGCTGATCGGCGCAGGGTCCATGCTCATCGCCGCCACCGTGTGGGGCCCCTACCTCTGGGCCAGGCTGACCGGCGCGCCGTCGTCGGGTGCGACAGCCATGAACTACCTGCCCGACAACGGCGCTCGCGTGCCGCTGCCGATGTTCGCCGCATCCGTCATCGGGCTGATGTGCCTGCTCGGGCTGATCTGGATGGTGGTGCGCATCCTGGAGCCCGACACCCGCGCCATCGTCATCGGCCTGACCGTCATGTACGGCTGGGCCGTCGCATCGATGATCGCGACGCTGGCCGGGAGAACGTTGCTCGGCTTCCGCCTCGAGACGCCGATCACGCTCATGCTGGCCACGGCCGGCGTGTTCGCCATCGCCGACATGAGACTCAACGGCGTCGAAAAACTGTGGCCCGACGCCGTGCGGCCGGCCATCGCGCGGACGATCAGCGCCGTCGCCGCGGTCGTGATCTTGCTCGCGGGAATCGGCTACGCGCAGTCGATCCCCACCAGGCTCCACGGACCGATCGACCTGGCGCACACCGACACCGACGGCTACGGCGAACGCGCCGACCGTTTCGCCCCCGATGCCGGCGTCCATTACGGCGACATCGACGCCGCGCTGCGCGATGCCGGCCTCGAACCGACCGAATCGGTCGTCCTCACCGACGAACGCAACTTCCAGGCGTATTTCCCCTGGTACTCATTCCAGGCCCTGACCAGCCACTACGCCAACCCGCTGGGCGAGTTCGACCGTCGCAACGCCGCCATCGAGGAATGGGCGACGATGACCGACCCCGACGAGCTCGTCGCGGCGATGGACGCAGACCCGTGGCGCGGGCCCGACGCCATCGTCGTCCGCGGCGATTCCACCGACCCGGATTCGCGGTACACCATCGACCTGGCCGACGACATCTACCCCAACAACCCGAACGTCCTCTTCCGCGGAGTCGCCTTCGACCCGGCCGTTTTCCGGGGGCACTGGACGACCACCCAAATCGGGCCTTTCGTCGTCTTGATTAGGCAATAG
- a CDS encoding decaprenylphospho-beta-D-erythro-pentofuranosid-2-ulose 2-reductase has protein sequence MINAVGVPQSILVLGGTSEIGLAITAAFLEKGPAKVILAALPDDPGRDAAEAQMRAAGASDVRVIDFDATDFDSHPDVVDEAFRDGDVDICIVAFGLLGDAEELWQNQRKAVQIAQVNYTGAVSVGVLVGQKFKAQGHGQFIAMSSAAGERVRRSNFVYGSTKAGLDGFYLCLGEALAEYGVKTLVIRPGQVRTRMSAGVKEAPLTVNKEDVARLAVRSVEAGKTLVWAPPTFQWVMMILKHIPRPIFRKLPI, from the coding sequence ATGATCAACGCCGTGGGCGTCCCCCAGTCCATCCTGGTGCTCGGCGGCACCAGCGAAATCGGCCTTGCCATCACCGCCGCGTTCCTGGAGAAGGGCCCCGCCAAGGTCATTCTCGCCGCCCTGCCCGATGATCCCGGCCGCGACGCCGCCGAGGCGCAGATGCGCGCCGCCGGCGCCAGCGACGTCCGCGTCATCGACTTCGACGCCACCGACTTCGACTCCCACCCGGACGTCGTCGACGAGGCGTTCCGGGACGGCGACGTCGACATCTGCATCGTCGCGTTCGGCCTGCTCGGCGACGCCGAGGAGCTGTGGCAGAACCAGCGCAAGGCCGTGCAGATCGCCCAGGTCAACTACACCGGCGCGGTGTCGGTGGGCGTGCTCGTCGGCCAGAAGTTCAAGGCCCAGGGTCACGGCCAGTTCATCGCCATGTCCTCCGCCGCGGGCGAGCGCGTCCGCCGCTCGAACTTCGTCTACGGCTCGACCAAGGCCGGCCTCGACGGCTTCTACCTGTGCCTCGGCGAGGCGCTGGCCGAGTACGGGGTGAAGACCCTGGTCATTCGCCCCGGCCAGGTGCGCACCCGCATGTCCGCCGGCGTGAAGGAAGCCCCGCTGACGGTGAACAAGGAGGACGTCGCCCGGCTGGCCGTCCGCTCCGTCGAAGCCGGCAAGACGCTGGTGTGGGCGCCGCCGACGTTCCAGTGGGTCATGATGATCCTCAAGCACATCCCGCGCCCGATCTTCCGCAAGCTGCCGATCTGA
- a CDS encoding FAD-binding oxidoreductase, whose product MSAHTNGTSSTGASNGAPGAVSTEARTLTGWGRTAPSTAEVLSTPDVAEIADAVRAVAEQNDGKPAHLKRGVIARGMGRSYGDPAQNAGGLVVDMQALNRIHSIDPDSAVVDVDGGVTLDQLMKAALPYGLWVPVLPGTRQVTIGGAIGPDIHGKNHHSAGSFGDHVISMDLLVADGRVLHLEPEGSDDDPSGELFWATVGGMGLTGIILRAKIRMTKTETAYFIADGDLTADLDETVAFHSDGSEHNYTYSSAWFDAISPEPKLGRAAISRGSLATLDQLRELSPKLAKDPLKFNAPQLVTVPDIFPSFTMNKLSMITIGQLWWLKSGTYRNQVQNLTQFYQPLDLIGEWNRGYGKKGFLQYQFVVPTDAVEPFKDIIRDIQKSGHYSALNVFKLFGEGNRGHLSYPMPGWNVCVDFPIKRGLGPFLDELDKRVMEFGGRLYLAKESRTSAENFHAMYPKMDDWIRIRNDIDPNGVFESDMSRRLELR is encoded by the coding sequence ATGTCTGCACACACCAACGGCACGTCCAGCACCGGCGCTTCGAACGGTGCCCCCGGAGCCGTCTCCACAGAAGCCAGGACCCTCACCGGCTGGGGCCGCACCGCCCCCTCGACCGCGGAAGTCCTGTCGACCCCCGACGTCGCGGAGATCGCCGATGCGGTCCGCGCCGTCGCCGAGCAGAACGACGGAAAGCCCGCGCACCTCAAGCGCGGCGTCATCGCCCGCGGCATGGGCCGCTCCTACGGCGACCCCGCCCAAAACGCCGGCGGCCTGGTCGTCGACATGCAGGCCCTCAACCGCATCCACTCCATCGACCCGGACTCCGCGGTCGTCGACGTCGACGGCGGCGTCACCCTCGACCAGCTGATGAAGGCGGCCCTGCCCTACGGCCTGTGGGTCCCCGTGCTGCCCGGCACCCGCCAGGTCACCATCGGCGGCGCCATCGGCCCCGACATCCACGGCAAGAACCACCACTCCGCCGGCTCCTTCGGCGACCACGTGATCTCCATGGATCTCCTCGTCGCCGACGGCCGCGTCCTCCACCTCGAACCCGAGGGCTCCGACGACGACCCGTCCGGCGAATTGTTCTGGGCCACCGTCGGCGGCATGGGCCTGACCGGCATCATCCTGCGGGCCAAGATCCGCATGACCAAGACGGAAACCGCCTACTTCATCGCCGACGGCGACCTCACCGCCGACCTCGACGAAACCGTGGCGTTCCACTCCGACGGCTCGGAGCACAACTACACGTACTCGTCCGCCTGGTTCGACGCGATCTCCCCCGAGCCGAAGCTCGGCCGCGCCGCCATCTCCCGCGGCTCCCTGGCCACCCTCGACCAGCTGCGGGAACTGTCGCCGAAGCTGGCGAAGGACCCCCTGAAGTTCAACGCCCCCCAGCTGGTGACGGTCCCGGACATCTTCCCGTCGTTCACCATGAACAAGCTGTCCATGATCACCATCGGCCAGCTGTGGTGGCTGAAGTCCGGCACCTACCGCAACCAGGTCCAGAACCTCACGCAGTTCTACCAACCGCTCGACCTGATCGGAGAGTGGAACCGCGGCTACGGCAAGAAGGGCTTCCTCCAGTACCAGTTCGTCGTGCCCACCGACGCCGTCGAGCCGTTCAAGGACATCATCCGCGACATCCAGAAGTCCGGGCACTACTCCGCCCTGAACGTGTTCAAGCTGTTCGGCGAAGGCAACCGCGGTCACCTGTCCTACCCGATGCCCGGTTGGAACGTCTGCGTCGACTTCCCCATCAAGCGCGGCCTCGGCCCCTTCCTCGACGAGCTGGACAAGCGCGTCATGGAATTCGGCGGTCGCCTGTACCTGGCCAAGGAGTCCCGCACCTCCGCGGAGAACTTCCACGCCATGTACCCGAAGATGGACGACTGGATCCGCATCCGCAACGACATCGACCCCAACGGCGTCTTCGAGTCCGACATGAGCCGTCGACTCGAGCTGCGCTAG